The Oikeobacillus pervagus genome contains a region encoding:
- a CDS encoding DUF2584 domain-containing protein — MGMPLEFNTMIVTKGEEIRKEENVFELTKTGYRVYPLHIPIHVHKFKDVEASGTAIIDQLQWSNEKTVITYHLISLNTTN; from the coding sequence ATGGGAATGCCTTTGGAATTTAATACAATGATTGTGACAAAAGGGGAAGAAATAAGAAAAGAAGAAAATGTTTTTGAATTAACGAAAACTGGATACCGTGTTTATCCATTACATATCCCCATTCACGTTCATAAATTTAAGGATGTAGAAGCGAGTGGGACAGCGATTATCGATCAGTTACAGTGGTCGAATGAAAAAACGGTAATTACTTATCATTTAATCTCCCTTAATACGACAAATTAA